In one window of Mesoplodon densirostris isolate mMesDen1 chromosome 4, mMesDen1 primary haplotype, whole genome shotgun sequence DNA:
- the CCNB2 gene encoding G2/mitotic-specific cyclin-B2 isoform X2 has product MALFRRPTVSTSLENIDTEVNPKPKSHVTIRRAVLEEIGNRVTIRATQVTKKAQNTKVPVPPTKTTNVNKHLKPTASVKPVQMEVLAPKEENLCQAFSDALLCKIEDIDTEDWENPQLCSDYVKDIYQYLRQLEVLQSINPHFLDGRDINGRMRAILVDWLVQVHSKFRLLQETLYMCVAIMDRFLQVQPVSRKKLQLVGITALLLASKYEEMFSPNIEDFVYITDNAYTSSQIREMETLILKELKFELGRPLPLHFLRRASKAGEVDVEQHTLAKYLMELTLIDYDMVHYHPSKVAAAASCLSQKVLGHGKWNLKQQYYTGYTENEVLEVMQHMAKNVVKVNEKLTKFIAIKNKYASSKLLKISTTPQLNSKTIQELASPLLGRS; this is encoded by the exons ATGGCGCTGTTCCGACGCCCGACG gtgtccACCAGTCTGGAGAATATTGACACAGAAGTTAATCCTAAACCTAAAAGCCATGTGACTATCAGGCGGGCAGTTTTAGAAGAAATTGGAAATCGAGTTACAATCAGAGCCACACAAGTAACTAAG aaaGCTCAGAACACTAAAGTACCTGTTCCACCCACCAAAACAACAAATGTCAACAAGCACCTGAAACCTACTGCTTCTGTGAAACCAGTGCAGATGGAAGTGTTGGCTCCAAAG GAAGAGAACCTCTGCCAAGCTTTCTCTGATGCCTTGCTCTGCAAAATTGAGGATATTGATACTGAAGACTGGGAGAACCCTCAGCTCTGCAGCGACTATGTTAAGGATATCTACCAGTATCTAAGGCAGCTTGAG GTTCTACAATCCATAAATCCACATTTTTTAGATGGAAGAGATATAAACGGACGCATGCGTGCCATCCTGGTGGATTGGCTGGTGCAAGTCCACTCCAAGTTTAGGCTGCTGCAGGAAACTCTGTACATGTGCGTCGCCATCATGGACCGATTTTTACAG GTTCAGCCAGTCTCTCGTAAGAAGCTTCAACTGGTTGGGATTACAGCTCTGCTCTTGGCTTCCAAGTATGAGGAGATGTTTTCTCCAAATATTGAAGACTTCGTTTACATCACAGACAATGCTTACACCAGTTCTCAAATTCGAGAAATGGAAACTCTAATTTTGAAAGAACTGAAATTTGAGTTGGGTCGACCTTTACCACTACATTTCTTAAGACGGGCATCAAAAGCCGGAGAG GTCGATGTTGAACAGCACACTTTAGCCAAATACTTGATGGAACTGACTCTCATTGACTACGACATGGTGCACTATCACCCTTCTAAAGTGGCAGCAGCCGCTTCCTGCCTGTCCCAGAAGGTTCTAGGCCACGGAAAATGG AACTTAAAGCAGCAGTATTACACTGGATACACAGAGAATGAAGTATTGGAAGTCATGCAGCACATGGCCAAAAATGTAGTGAAAGTAAATGAAAAGTTAACGAAATTCATT GCCATCAAGAATAAGTATGCCAGCAGCAAACTCCTGAAGATCAGCACGACTCCCCAGCTGAACTCAAAAACCATCCAAGAGCTTGCCTCACCTCTGCTGGGACGGTCCTAG
- the CCNB2 gene encoding G2/mitotic-specific cyclin-B2 isoform X1, with protein MALFRRPTVSTSLENIDTEVNPKPKSHVTIRRAVLEEIGNRVTIRATQVTKKAQNTKVPVPPTKTTNVNKHLKPTASVKPVQMEVLAPKGPSPTPVDISIKEENLCQAFSDALLCKIEDIDTEDWENPQLCSDYVKDIYQYLRQLEVLQSINPHFLDGRDINGRMRAILVDWLVQVHSKFRLLQETLYMCVAIMDRFLQVQPVSRKKLQLVGITALLLASKYEEMFSPNIEDFVYITDNAYTSSQIREMETLILKELKFELGRPLPLHFLRRASKAGEVDVEQHTLAKYLMELTLIDYDMVHYHPSKVAAAASCLSQKVLGHGKWNLKQQYYTGYTENEVLEVMQHMAKNVVKVNEKLTKFIAIKNKYASSKLLKISTTPQLNSKTIQELASPLLGRS; from the exons ATGGCGCTGTTCCGACGCCCGACG gtgtccACCAGTCTGGAGAATATTGACACAGAAGTTAATCCTAAACCTAAAAGCCATGTGACTATCAGGCGGGCAGTTTTAGAAGAAATTGGAAATCGAGTTACAATCAGAGCCACACAAGTAACTAAG aaaGCTCAGAACACTAAAGTACCTGTTCCACCCACCAAAACAACAAATGTCAACAAGCACCTGAAACCTACTGCTTCTGTGAAACCAGTGCAGATGGAAGTGTTGGCTCCAAAG GGTCCCTCTCCCACACCTGTGGATATCTCCATAAAGGAAGAGAACCTCTGCCAAGCTTTCTCTGATGCCTTGCTCTGCAAAATTGAGGATATTGATACTGAAGACTGGGAGAACCCTCAGCTCTGCAGCGACTATGTTAAGGATATCTACCAGTATCTAAGGCAGCTTGAG GTTCTACAATCCATAAATCCACATTTTTTAGATGGAAGAGATATAAACGGACGCATGCGTGCCATCCTGGTGGATTGGCTGGTGCAAGTCCACTCCAAGTTTAGGCTGCTGCAGGAAACTCTGTACATGTGCGTCGCCATCATGGACCGATTTTTACAG GTTCAGCCAGTCTCTCGTAAGAAGCTTCAACTGGTTGGGATTACAGCTCTGCTCTTGGCTTCCAAGTATGAGGAGATGTTTTCTCCAAATATTGAAGACTTCGTTTACATCACAGACAATGCTTACACCAGTTCTCAAATTCGAGAAATGGAAACTCTAATTTTGAAAGAACTGAAATTTGAGTTGGGTCGACCTTTACCACTACATTTCTTAAGACGGGCATCAAAAGCCGGAGAG GTCGATGTTGAACAGCACACTTTAGCCAAATACTTGATGGAACTGACTCTCATTGACTACGACATGGTGCACTATCACCCTTCTAAAGTGGCAGCAGCCGCTTCCTGCCTGTCCCAGAAGGTTCTAGGCCACGGAAAATGG AACTTAAAGCAGCAGTATTACACTGGATACACAGAGAATGAAGTATTGGAAGTCATGCAGCACATGGCCAAAAATGTAGTGAAAGTAAATGAAAAGTTAACGAAATTCATT GCCATCAAGAATAAGTATGCCAGCAGCAAACTCCTGAAGATCAGCACGACTCCCCAGCTGAACTCAAAAACCATCCAAGAGCTTGCCTCACCTCTGCTGGGACGGTCCTAG